DNA from Tripterygium wilfordii isolate XIE 37 chromosome 4, ASM1340144v1, whole genome shotgun sequence:
GATGGGAAGGATTTGATATTTTGGTACAGGACTCGTCCATCCATGAAGCATTCTTGACCCTTTGACTCCCAGATTTCTTCTTCTGAATGACTTTCTGCTTTTCTGTTACAGATTCCAATTGAGTGCTTTGAGGAACCATGGGTTGTCTTTCGTGGAAAAGATGGGAAGCCTGGATGTGTTCAGAACACTTGTGCACATAGAGCGTGTCCTCTTCACCTTGGTTCAGTAAATGAAGGCCGCATCCAGTGTCCCTATCATGGTCAGTGAGAACCAAATAATTAATTGAAGTTTATGTCGTTTACTTATTTAGTTACTTATAACTCATAACTAATAGGCAATTAGGCATGCAATCTTGAAAACACAGAGTCTATTGCTGTTAAGAGACTAAATTTGAAACATTCATGAATTGATAATACTTTAAATTCTGTGCCAAATAAATATTAGGGTGGGAGTACTCAACAGAtggaaaatgtgaaaagatgcCATCAACTCGTTTGGTTAATGTGAAGCTCAAATCATTGCCTTGTTTCGAGCAAGAGGGATTGATATGGATTTGGCCTGGCAATGACCCTCCTGCAGCCACTCTTCCTTCTTTACAACCTCCTCCGGGATTCTGTGTTCATGCTGAGGTATGTGCTGTAGGTGCACCAAGATCTTTTCTCCTTCATGGATTCAGGAAGGATGAAATCTATGCATAAAATGAGTTTGCTCGTGAAATTTATCTCTTTTATGCTCTTGCATGTCACAGATTGTCATGGAACTTCCAGTGGAACATGGGCTACTTCTGGATAACCTGTTAGATCTTGCACACGCTCCATTTACCCATACTTCCACTTTTGCCAAGGGTTGGGCTGTTCCCAGGTTTGCTCTACAACTTTTCGTACTCGATATGGATGTTTATGGTGAAACTATGAAAGAAACGAGAATTTGGAAGAGAGGGTttcatgtctttttcttttcgaaaataaaaatggagaacaaaatAAGTCTTGGACATCTGGACATATCATGGACCAAATAACCTTTATGCCGCAGCTTTAATTGTTCAGTGAACATTACTTGCATATTATATTGAACCAATATTTAAATAGTagaaaaaaaatggaaacatCTGCCTTTTGCTGGTAAGGCTCCTTGTATCTTAGATGTTTCAGACCCAATCCTTCACCCCACTTCCGACACCCACCTTGGTTCCACTTGTTTCATCTGATAGAACATTCCCATGGATTTCAAGCTGTTGATCTTTAATCAATCTTCACTATATGTGTATCCTATCAGTGTGTTAGAATGAAGTGAGCAATCTTAATGTCAAATTTTATCACAAGTGCAAGCAAAGAACTTTGTCCAGTATTTGCTGATTGCTTTGATTATGATCTGAATTTGCAGTTTAGTAAAATTTTTGACACCTGCATCTGGCCTCCAAGGATACTGGGACCCTTATCCAATAGATATGGAATTTCGACCACCTTGTATGGTGTTATCAACCATTGGGATCTCAAAGCCTGGAAAACTAGAGGGACAGAGTGCAAAGCAGTGTGCAACCCATCTTCACCAACTTCACGTATGCCTACCTTCATCAAGACAGAAAACAAGATTATTGTATAGGATGTCCCTGGATTTCGCTCCTGTGCTGAAACACATTCCATTCATGCATTACCTCTGGAAGCATTTTGctgaacaggtacaatatttacTCGGAAACAAAACCCAGATTCCCTTACTGGTAGTCAGGACTCTTCGTCATGCGGGATTATCTGTACAATGTGGCATTGCATTCAAACTTGAGAAACCTTCACAGACGAACCTGTCTTTTCAAATTTTCCTAATAATAACCTAGTTAGAAGAGAATCTGTCTAGTTGCGGAGGTGAGGCTGTGACAAATTGGCAATACATGATACCTTCCATTTGAATAAAGCCCGACTACTCTCTACATGATTAAAAGATGCAAGATCAATTTACTTGATTGAAACTCAGTTTGTGGCAATTTATTCTATGGTGCAAGTAAATGTCGATATCTTGCCTGGCTACTCTTTTGTTCCTGCCTGACATTATTCGACTTATGAACCAATGCAGGTCTTGAATGAGGATCTAAGACTTGTAATCGGGCAGCAAGAACGGATGATCAATGGAGCAAATGTATGGAATAGACCAGTAGTCTATGATAAACTAGGAGTAAGATACAGGTTATGGAGAGATGCCGTTGAGCAAGGAGAGAAGCAACTACCCTTCagcaaataaatacaaaatcCAATGAACTGAACTTCTTTGATCCCTTGCCACAATGGGCTTCCCTCTTCAACTTGCACACCACCAGCTAATGATCGTTATGCTGCAGCATTGGCCAAGGATACCCAATAAGACTCACCGGAAAC
Protein-coding regions in this window:
- the LOC119996011 gene encoding chlorophyllide a oxygenase, chloroplastic-like — encoded protein: MTTVAIAGALSLPISLCKSSKYSSKKGIKGGFGVFAVIGEEGGLVAKKSVLGTIFDVEDPRSKFPQCKGKFLDVYQALEVARYDIEYCDWRARQDVLTIMLLHEKVVEVLNPLAREYKSIGTLKKELAGLQEELAKAHTQVHISEARVETAFDKLAYMEELVNDRLLQDRNTAEAPSPSPSTSSTSLDTVNKKLPQKILNVSGPVRPYHHRLKNFWYPVAFSTDLKHDTMIPIECFEEPWVVFRGKDGKPGCVQNTCAHRACPLHLGSVNEGRIQCPYHGWEYSTDGKCEKMPSTRLVNVKLKSLPCFEQEGLIWIWPGNDPPAATLPSLQPPPGFCVHAEIVMELPVEHGLLLDNLLDLAHAPFTHTSTFAKGWAVPSLVKFLTPASGLQGYWDPYPIDMEFRPPCMVLSTIGISKPGKLEGQSAKQCATHLHQLHVCLPSSRQKTRLLYRMSLDFAPVLKHIPFMHYLWKHFAEQVLNEDLRLVIGQQERMINGANVWNRPVVYDKLGVRYRLWRDAVEQGEKQLPFSK